Proteins from a genomic interval of Treponema brennaborense DSM 12168:
- a CDS encoding chromate transporter — MSLLQLMWVFFYVGLFTIGGGLVAITLMYDPIVGGGLISSEQFYHMVAISESTPGPIGINMATYIGCELYGVWGGIATTAATVLPSLICIIVIAKYFGRFQEKPLVKAAFTGLRPAVSGMVAVAAVQVFVIAILDIPAFKETGAWLDICNWPSVIFYAAALAAVFKTKIHPIAVIAAGAVFGALFL, encoded by the coding sequence GTGAGTTTGCTGCAGCTGATGTGGGTCTTCTTTTACGTCGGCCTGTTTACCATCGGCGGCGGTTTGGTCGCCATTACGCTGATGTACGATCCGATCGTGGGCGGCGGTCTTATCAGTTCCGAACAGTTTTACCATATGGTCGCCATTTCGGAGTCGACGCCGGGGCCCATCGGCATCAATATGGCGACGTATATCGGCTGCGAGCTGTACGGCGTGTGGGGCGGAATCGCGACGACTGCCGCAACCGTGCTGCCGTCTTTGATCTGCATTATCGTTATCGCCAAATATTTCGGGCGTTTTCAGGAAAAACCGCTGGTGAAAGCGGCTTTTACCGGACTTCGGCCGGCGGTAAGCGGGATGGTGGCGGTGGCGGCGGTGCAGGTGTTCGTTATCGCGATTCTCGATATTCCCGCGTTCAAGGAAACCGGCGCTTGGCTGGATATCTGCAATTGGCCGTCGGTGATTTTTTACGCTGCGGCGCTCGCCGCCGTGTTTAAAACGAAAATTCATCCGATCGCGGTAATCGCCGCCGGCGCCGTGTTCGGCGCGCTGTTTTTATAG
- a CDS encoding MATE family efflux transporter, which produces MKSNGITAGSIRKQLLLLFFPIMLGTFFQQLYNTVDAVIVGRFLGKEALAAVGGGTGTIINLLVGFFVGLSSGATVVISQFYGANAERDVERAVHTAIALSVAGGVVIMAAGIAVSPTLLRLMGTPEDILAPAVVYISIFFTGMVPSLVYNMGSGILRAVGDTRRPLYFLIAGCAANIVLDMLFITVLHLGVAGAALATVLSQVVSMVLVMACLMKTNETYKVSLKKIGFSSAMLKSMVRIGLPAGLQSVMYAVSNIIIQANINVFGTNTIAAFTAYGKIDSMFWMIINAFGVAITVFAGQNFGAKKYDRLHQGTKQCLFMAAGTTVFISAFFMLTAKYLYLLFTPDPDVVSAGLEMLYFLVPTYITYTSIEILSGAIRGTGDSFIPMVMTGAGICLLRILWLVGVVPFRREITTVLASYPVTWVVTSILFILHYKYGKWRKRMA; this is translated from the coding sequence ATGAAGTCAAACGGTATCACCGCGGGCAGTATCCGGAAGCAGCTCCTCTTATTGTTCTTTCCCATTATGCTGGGAACGTTTTTCCAGCAGTTGTATAATACGGTGGACGCCGTTATCGTCGGCCGTTTTTTGGGAAAAGAAGCGCTCGCCGCGGTCGGCGGCGGAACCGGTACCATCATAAATCTGCTCGTCGGGTTTTTCGTCGGACTTTCCTCCGGCGCGACGGTCGTAATTTCCCAATTTTACGGCGCGAACGCCGAACGGGACGTGGAACGCGCGGTTCATACCGCGATCGCCCTTTCCGTTGCCGGCGGAGTCGTCATCATGGCGGCGGGAATCGCCGTTTCACCGACGCTGCTGCGCCTGATGGGAACGCCGGAAGACATACTCGCCCCCGCAGTCGTCTACATCAGCATATTTTTTACCGGCATGGTTCCGTCGCTCGTATACAACATGGGTTCGGGCATTTTACGTGCAGTCGGCGACACCCGCCGCCCCCTGTATTTTTTGATCGCCGGCTGCGCCGCGAACATCGTACTCGACATGCTGTTCATCACCGTACTGCACTTGGGCGTTGCCGGCGCGGCGCTGGCAACGGTGCTGTCGCAGGTCGTCAGTATGGTTCTGGTAATGGCGTGTCTGATGAAGACGAACGAAACGTATAAAGTGTCGCTGAAAAAAATCGGGTTTTCATCGGCAATGCTGAAAAGCATGGTGCGCATCGGCTTGCCTGCCGGTCTGCAATCGGTCATGTACGCGGTTTCAAATATTATCATTCAGGCGAACATCAACGTATTCGGAACGAACACTATCGCGGCTTTTACCGCGTACGGCAAAATCGACAGCATGTTCTGGATGATAATCAACGCGTTCGGCGTCGCAATCACCGTGTTTGCCGGGCAAAATTTCGGCGCAAAAAAATACGATCGGCTGCATCAGGGAACCAAGCAATGCCTGTTTATGGCTGCGGGTACAACCGTCTTCATCAGCGCGTTTTTTATGCTCACCGCAAAATATCTGTATCTGCTGTTTACCCCGGATCCGGACGTCGTTTCCGCCGGGCTCGAAATGCTGTATTTTCTGGTACCGACGTATATCACGTACACATCGATTGAAATTCTGTCCGGCGCAATCCGCGGAACCGGCGATTCGTTCATTCCCATGGTCATGACCGGCGCGGGTATTTGTCTGCTGCGCATTCTGTGGCTCGTCGGCGTGGTGCCGTTTCGCCGGGAAATCACCACCGTACTCGCAAGTTACCCGGTTACCTGGGTCGTTACCTCGATTCTTTTCATCCTGCATTATAAGTACGGAAAGTGGCGCAAAAGAATGGCGTAG
- a CDS encoding chromate transporter has translation MKNIRNTLRLCAELFGVFFKIGAVTFGGGLAMLPILERELGKKRDWVTGDQLLDYYAIGQSTPGIIAVNVATFIGYNRCGLAGGVVATAGIVAPSIIVITLLALFLRNFTDIVWVRKALGGINVAVAALLTQAVWQFGKKSVKNIWGFLILAAAFVSMYFFGVNSVAVIAVSAALGIAASFTRSLKSRREDRS, from the coding sequence ATGAAAAATATACGGAATACGCTGCGCCTGTGTGCGGAACTGTTCGGCGTTTTTTTTAAGATAGGAGCCGTTACGTTCGGCGGCGGACTGGCGATGCTGCCGATTCTGGAACGGGAATTGGGAAAAAAGCGCGACTGGGTTACCGGCGACCAATTGCTCGACTATTACGCGATCGGACAATCGACGCCGGGCATTATCGCCGTGAACGTCGCGACTTTTATCGGTTACAACCGCTGCGGTTTGGCGGGCGGTGTCGTCGCGACTGCCGGAATCGTTGCGCCTTCGATTATCGTCATTACGCTGCTCGCGCTTTTTCTGCGCAATTTTACTGATATCGTGTGGGTACGGAAAGCGCTCGGCGGTATAAACGTTGCGGTGGCTGCGCTGCTGACGCAGGCGGTGTGGCAGTTCGGCAAAAAATCGGTAAAAAATATCTGGGGATTTCTGATTTTGGCGGCGGCGTTCGTTTCGATGTATTTTTTCGGGGTAAATTCGGTAGCGGTTATCGCCGTCAGCGCAGCGCTGGGAATCGCCGCTTCGTTTACGCGCTCGCTGAAATCGCGGCGGGAGGATCGGTCGTGA